Genomic window (Deltaproteobacteria bacterium):
ACCTTGCCGGTGAAACTGCAGGGCTGGGATGTGGCCTGGATTACCGGCGCGGCCCTGCTCATCAGTTTTTTAGCTACTCTCTACCCGTCCTGGCAAGCCTCGCGCCTGGATCCGGTGGAAGCCATCCGTTATGAGTGACACCTGGGACTGGAAATTTAACTGATGATCCAGATACGTAAGTTGGTCAAGACCTATATGGCCAACGGCAATCGGGTGGAGGTGCTAAGAGGCATCGATCTGGACATCGCGCGGGGCGACAGCCTGGCCATTGTCGGGGCCTCCGGGGTAGGCAAATCAACCTTGCTCCATATTCTGGGGACCTTGGATCGTCCTACCGCCGGACAGGTGTTGTGGGAAGGGGAGGAAATTTTTAACCTGGACGACCAGCAACTTGCTGAGTTTCGCAATCGTAGAGTGGGGTTTGTGTTCCAGTTCCATCACCTGCTGCCTGAATTTAATGCCCTGGAAAATGTCATGTTGCCTGTGCTGATTGCCCGTCGGCCCCGTTCCGAGGCCCAGGACCGGGCAGAAGCCATACTGGTCCAGGTCGGGCTGAAAGAACGGCTGCATCACCGCATCGGTGCCCTGTCCGGGGGTGAACAACAACGGGTAGCAGTGGCCCGGGCCTTGGTCCTGGAACCTGAGGTGCTCCTGGCCGATGAACCCACCGGTAATCTTGATCCTCGTATCGGGGAGCAGGTCCATGAACTGCTGCTCAACTTGAACCGAGAAAAAGGGGTAACCACTGTCATCGTAACTCACAATCTGGGCCTGGCTAAGCGTTTGAACCGGCATATCACCCTGATTGATGGTAAAGCCGTGTTCCTGCGCCAGCCTGGGAGCGGAGGAGAATAAGGGTGGGGAACAGACTATGGTCATCGATCCTGGTGCTCTTCGGGCTGGTCTACCTGGCTGGGACCAGCGCCGCTCAGGAATTGGTCTTCAAAAAAGTAGCAGTTTTTCCCTTTAGCGTCATGAGCAAAGAACCGCTGGAACATCTGGGGGGAAAAATTCAGGCAACCATTCAGGATTATCTACTTAAAGAGGGTTTCAATCTGGTGTCCTCCGAGGATTTGAACCGAGAACTGGCACAGTTAAGGGAACCGCTGACCAATGCCCGAGCGGTGGAACTTGGCCGAAAATTAGGGGCCGATCTGGTTATCAGTGGGTCCATGATCAAAATCGGGCCGACTCTGGCCCTTAAAGCTCAGCTCACCGATCTTACCGGCAAAATCACCCCTGCTACCTTAACCGCCGAGAGTGTCGGTTTAGGCACGCTTGATCAGTTGAGTACTAAGCTGGCTCAGGAAGCCAGTTTTAAGATTCTCGGACAAGAGCGCATCTTTCGCATCGAAGTTAAGGGTAACCGTCGGGTAGAAAAAGACGCCATCCTGGCTATCATTCAATCCCGTGAGGGTGATCTGATTTCTCCGGCCAAACTTCGGGACGATCTAAAGGCAGTTTACAAGTTGGGTTACTTTACCGACGTCAAAATCGATGTTTCCGACAGCCCCGAGGGTCAGATAGTAACTTTTGTGGTAGATGAAAAGCCGGCTATTCGGGAGATTTTTATCGAAGGCAATCGTAAGATCAAAGATAAAAAGATTATGGAAGCCCTGGACATCAAGCTTTATTCCGTAGCGTCGGATGCCGCGATCCTGGAAAACATCGATAAAGTCAAAGGCATATATCGCGAAAAAGGCTATTACGAGGCTCAGGTCAAATACCGGCTGGAACCCATCAGCAAAGAAGAAGTCAATCTGGTCCTGGAGATTGAGGAGGGACCGAAATTATATATTGATGAGATCAGCTTTGAGGGCAATCGGGCCTTTAAAGACAAAAAGCTTAGAAAGTTGATGGAGACCAAAGAAAAGAGTCTGCTCACCTTTATTACCGGAGCCGGAATTTTAAATCGGGATACCCTGGAACGGGATGCGGAAAAAATTGCGGCTTTTTACTACAATCACGGCTATATTAAGGCCCGGGTAGGTGAACCAAGGATTGATATTCAACGGAACAAGATTAACATCACCATTCCCATTGAAGAAGGGGCGCAATATAAAGTAGGGCAGGTTGATTTTCAGGGTGATCTTTTGGAACCGCCGGAAAAATTAAAGGAATTACTTTCTATTACCAAAGAGGATATTTATAGCCGAGAAGTTATTCAAACAGATCTTACTAATCTAGGGGATTTTTATGCTGACCATGGCTATGCTAATGCTAATATTGCCCCCTTATTAAAAGAGAACGACCTTGACCTTACGGTAGACGTCATTTTTGATATCCATAAAGGAGAAAAGATTTATTTTGAGCGTATCGAGATCTCTGGTAATACCAGAACCCGGGATAAAGTCATCCGACGCGAATTACGGGTCTATGAGCAGGAACTTTTTTCTGCCACCAATATCAAGCGTAGCATCCAGAATCTGCGCCGCCTGGAATTTTTTGAGGATGTTAATTTCAGTACTAGCCCGGGTAGCAGTGCTGATAAAATGAACCTGAAGATCGCGATAAAGGAACGGCCTACTGGGACTTTTGGGATTGGCGCGGGCTATAGCACTCAGGACCGGGTAGTTGGTATGATTGAGATCTCTCAGGCCAATCTCTTTGGCCGGGGCCAAAAACTCAAAGCCCAGGGCTTATTGGGTGCTATTTCTCACCGTTTCCGACTGAGTTTTGAGGAACCTTATCTGCTGGACCGACCTTTAAGCTTGGGACTGGATGCCTATAACTGGGAACGGGAATACGATGAATATATCCGGAAAAGTAAGGGTGGTAATATTCAACTGAGTCACCCCATGCGCTGGGAGTACACCCGCCTCTATGGGATGTACCGGTATGAAAATGTCAATCTCCGAGATCTGGACCCTTATGCCTCCCAGGTACTCCTAGAAGCAGCCACGATCCATAATACCAGTGCGGTCAGCATGACTTTTCGGAGGGATTCCCGCGATGCCCTGTTCAATACCACGAGGGGATCGGATAACAGCATTTCAATTGAATTGGCCGGGCTCGGCGGTGATGTCGCGTATACCCGTTACGTAGGGGAATCAGGGTGGTATTTCCCGCTATTCTGGAATACGGTGGGATTAATCCATGGCCGCATAGGGTATTTGCAGAGAAACCCCTGGGGAAAATTGCCCAGTTACGAAAAGTTTTATCTGGGTGGCATTGACACCATCCGCGGCTTCAAATATGCTGAGATTAGCCCCCGGGATCCCATTACCAATGAGCGGATTGGCGGCGAAAAGTTCGTCCAATTCAACACGGAGTATCGCTTCCCGTTGTACAAGAAATTGGGTCTGATCGGCCTGGTATTTTTTGATGCCGGCAATGTTTATGCCAACAATGTCGAATACTTCAGCAGCATGCGGACCAGCGTCGGCACCGGCATCCGCTGGTATTCGCCCATGGGGCCACTGCGGGTGGAGTGGGGTTATAATATCCGTCCCAAACCGTGGGAAAGCCACAGCAACTGGGAATTCTCGGTGGGCGGAGTGTTTTGATAACGCCCGCTTGCGGAGCTTGATTTTGCGTTGGTCAGGTGAAGCCCCGGACCGATTTTGTCTGAGAAGGGTCATATCATCGATTACAGAAATTCGTCCATACAATTCCTAAAAGGAGACATTCATCATAGGAGGGAATTAATGTTTAGTAAAGCAACACGCCTAGTGATGGCTCTGGTGGCCGTGTTATGGCTGTCCTCTATGACCGAGGCAGCCCCATTGAAAATTGGGGTGGTTGACTCCGGAGACGTAGTATTTAACTCCGCGGAAGGCAGACGGGTTCAACAAATCCTGAAACGCAAGAACGAGGAGTTGAGTCGCAACCTGGAACGCCGCCAGGGCGCTCTCCGCCGGATGCTCGAAGACTATGAAAGACAGAAGGCGATCATGAAAGATGAAGCCCGTCGTCGCAAGGAAGAGGAATTATCCCGCAAGGGCGAGGAATTCCGACGGCAATGGGGGGCCTCAGAACAAGAGTTCGCCAAAGTCCGTGACCGGGAACTCAAACCGTTATTTGAAAAATTCGAGCGGGTGATCAACCAGGTGGCCCGGGAGGACGGCTATAGCTTGATTATTGACAAACGCGGGGGGGTGCTCTTCTGCGATACGGCGATAGATATCACCGATAAGGTGCGCAGCGCTTTTGGTCGCTAAGGCGGGCAATGGAAAGAACACTGGGGGAATTGGCCCAACTGGTGGGTGGTGAATGTCAGGGACCACCGGAGTTGCGGCTGCGCGGCATCGCCTCTTTAGACCGGGCCGGTCCAGATGAGATTACCTTCATAACTAAGGACCGCTACGGACGACGGGCAGACCAGAGTAAGGCAGGCGCCTTTGTGGTCTCTCCCCAATGGGGCCATCTGCCGCGCCCCTTAATTATCACAGCTGATCCATATCTGGCTTATGCCAAGATTGCGGCAATATTTGCGCCTCCGCTCCGGCGCTGGCCCGGCATTAGCAACCAGGCTCATTTAGGTCAAGAGCTAATTTTAGGTCAGGAGGTTTCCATTGCGCCGCTGGTTTGGGTGGGAAACCAGGTCTCCTTGGGGAATCGGGTCACCCTGATGCCCGGCGCCGTGGTGGCCGACCGGGTCAATATTGGAGCTGATACCTTGATCTACCCCAATGTCACCATTCTTGAAGGTTGTAGTTTGGGACAACGGGTCATCGTGCATAGTGGTACAGTAATCGGCTCCGATGGCTTCGGCTTTGCCCCGGACGGCGAAGCGTTGGTCAAAATTCCACAACTGGGCACGGTGATCATTGAAGACGATGTGGAGATCGGCGCCAACTGTACCATAGATCGCGGCGCCCTGGGAGAAACCCGCATCTGTCGGGGGGTGAAGATCGATAATCTGGTCCAGGTGGCCCATAATGTGGTGATCGGAGAAAATACCATCGTGGTGGCCCAGGTGGGGATTTCTGGTTCGACCCGCATCGGCAAAAACGTTCAGTTGGCGGGGCAGGTAGGCCTGGTGGGCCATATCGAGATCGGCGATCGGGTCCGGATCGGGGCCCAATCCGGGGTTACCCATTCCATCCCGGCGGGGCAGACAGTAACCGGCTCCCCGGCTCGCCCGCATGCCGAATTCCTTCGCATCATGGGGATTATGGCCCGTCTCCCCCAGCTCCACAAGACCATTAAAGAATTAGAGAAAAAAATTGAGGCCTTGGAAAACGCTACGCCCCCGGAGTCCCACTCATGACTGTGCCCGATTCGATAGCGATAGAAGAAATAATGGGCTACTTGCCTCATCGATATCCCTTTTTATTGGTGGATCGGATTGTTTCCATAATCCCTGGGAAAAAGATCGTCGGTCTGAAGAATGTCACTCTTAACGAGCCTTTTTTCCAGGGCCATTTCCCCGGGCGTCCAGTCATGCCGGGGGTGCTGATTATCGAAGCCATGGCCCAGGTGGGAGGAGTGCTGGCTTATATGTCCACTCAGGCTCATCGCAACAACCAGCTATATTATTTTATGGGCATGGACAAGGTCCGTTTTCGAAAACCGGTAGTTCCTGGCGATCAACTCATTATGGAGCTGGAGACACTGCGGGGGGGCAAAAGGATCTGGAAAATGCAGGGTAAGGCCTTTGTAAACGAGACTTTAGTGGCTGAAGGGGAGTTTATGGCCGCCCTGGGTCAATCTGAGGGTAGCTGAGCTGATGCCGCATATTCATCCCACCGCCCTGGTCGATAGTAAAGCCGAACTGGCTGACAGCGTTACGGTAGGGCCCTATAGTATCATTGCTGGCCGGGTCATCATCGGAGCTGATACCCAGATCGGCCCTCATGTGGTAATCAAGGACTTCACCACCATTGGCGCTCGGGTGTGCATCTATCAGTTTGCCTCCATCGGTGAGATACCCCAGGATCTGAAGTTCCGAGGAGAGGAGTCCAGTCTGCTGATCGGCGATGATAACGTTATCCGGGAGTTTACCACCCTGCACCGCGGCACTGCTAATGGGGGTGGGGTAACCAGGATCGGCAACGGCAATCTTTTGATGGCCTATACTCATGTCGCCCATGATTGTCAGGTCGGCAATGGCGTCATCATGTCCAACGCCGCCACCCTGGCGGGTCATATTACGGTTGAGGATCATGCCATCCTGGGTGGTTTATCAGCTGTCCACCAGTTCTGCAAGATCGGCGCGCATGCCTTTATCGGTGGCTGTTCAGCGGTGGCCCGGGATGTCCCCCCTTATTGTATGGCGGTGGGCAACCGGGCGAAACTGGTCGGCCTGAATCTGGTCGGCCTGAAACGGGCTGGCTATGACAGCGCTTTCCTAGAGGTCCTGAAAACCGCTTATAACTTGTTGTTTCTCTCGGAACTGAATATGAAGGAGGCCATGGCCCGGGTGCGGCAAGAACTTCCTGACTTGCCTGAAATCCAAAATCTGCTCTGCTTTATTGAAACCTCGGAACGAGGTTTAGCCCCAGTAGATGTCCGAGAAAATCGGTCTCATCGCGGGTAGCAGTCAATTTCCCCTCCTCTTCGCCCAGGTCGCCCAGCAAAAGGGGCTGGAGGTAATAGCGGTGGGCCATTACGGAGAGACCGACCCGGCCCTGGCAGACCTGGTCAGCCAGCTGGAGTGGGTTTACGTGGGTCAACTAGGGCGGATCATTCGCTGCTTCCAGATGGCTGGCGTCAGCCAAGCGGTAATGGCCGGCGGCATCAGAAAAGGCCGCCTGTATACTCATTTGCGACCTGACTGGCGGGCGATTAATCTAATCCGTCGGGTCGGACGAGTCCGGGATGACGGCATTCTCCGGGCCGTTGCCGAAGAACTGGAAGGCGCCGGGATTACCATCGTTCCTTCCACCCTGTTTTTGGATGAACTTCTGGCCCCGGCGGGGCTGCTCAGCCGCCGTAAACCCACTCCGGAAGAATTGCAGGATGTTGACTATGGCTTCAATATTGCCAAAGAAATCGGTAGGTTGGATATCGGCCAGTGTGTAGTCGTCCGCCGTCAGGCAGTTCTGGCCCTGGAAGCTATCGAAGGAACTGATGAAACCATCCGCCGCGGCGGCCGCCTGGCCGGAGAAAAGGCAGTGGTGGTCAAGGTGAGTAAACCAGGGCAGGATTTGCGTTTTGATGTGCCGGCAGTAGGCCTGGAGACCATCAAGGTGATGATTGAAGTCAAGGCCGCGGTGTTGGCGGTGGAGGCCGGCAAGACCTTGATCTTCAACCGGGAAGCCATGCTTAATGAGGCTAATCGGGCCCGCCTGGCAGTTTTGGGAGTGTCAGAGCCAACCGTCCTTTAATAATGGTTTTAACTTCCAACTTCCGGTTTGCTGTTTGCACTAGCAAAGAATATTAACTGGAACAGCAGGGCTGTTTTGCCCCCGACTCAGGTATAGTTCTGGAATATGCGCGCCGGAATTTCCACCGACAGACGCTGGGCCAGGCCTTCATGCGTCCGGCAAGCATCCTTGAGATTATCTGAATGAATGATCAACTCCGGGTGCTTCAAGCTGCGAGGGATGTAGAGAAGATTAGCGGCAAATACCGCGGTTTCAAACAGGTCGGCGCTTTTGCGAATAGTCGAAATTACATACCGCTGGCCCGTAGGGCGATTTCTGATTTTTTTAAAAAGTCCGGCCATCTGGTTTAACGTTCTTTTGCCACCCTGATCTGCACCTTAACCTTACGGTCCTGGGGGGACCTTTGTTTTCGTTTTTTGAGGCGGGATCGGTGCTTAGACTTAGAAGATCGGTTCCTAACTTTCTTTTCACTCTTTCTATACACCATTGAAGCTTTTGTCGCCGAATTCCCTTGGCGATGATGGCGGCAAGCCACCCTTTTCGCCCTTTTTTTGCGGTGCTTGCGGCTGACATATCTTTTCTTTGACCGAGATTTTGGCAATTTATGGGCATGACCCAACCGCGGATGGCGCAATTGCTCCTCTACCGCGGCTAATTGGGCTATAGGGGTGCCGCAGAGTTCAAAACCTTTTTCAATCAGCACCCGGCGGTCTGCCCACTTTTGTTTAGTCTTACTACCCATGACCGAGATAATGATATGCCGGCCCCGATTTTCGAACATCCCGACATAGGTATGTTGGGAGGCTCTGGTAAAGCCGGTCTTGCCACCCATGGCATAGGGGATGGTAAAGAGAAAGCGGTCATGATTGTAAATCTTCGATCCGCCTTCGATTTTATAACTTTTAGTGCTCAAGATCTGAGCAAAAGTGGGATTGAGCATAGCCCGCCGCATAATCAAGGCCATGTCCCGGGCCGTTGAATACTGGTCAGCGGCCGGCAGTCCGGAGGCATTTTTAAAATTGCTCCGGTAAGCGCCCCATATCCGGACCCGCTTGGTCATATATTTGCCAAACCGGCTTTCGCTACCGCAGATTTTCTCGGCAATAGCCCGGGCCGCATCATTGCCGGAGCCAAGTAAAACGCCATAAAGGATATCCTTTACGGAATAAGTTTTTCCGGCCCGGAGATAAACTTTGGAAGGAGGTGCCGAGGCGGCATAGCGGCTCACCCTTACCGAGTCATTTAAATCTAAAGTATTGAGTGCAATCAAGGCCGTGGCCACCTTAAGAGTACTGGCCGGCGGGTGTAACAGGTCAGAATTGCGGCTTAACAAGACTCTTCCGGTATCAGCATCCATGATCACAAAGGACTTGGCGGACACCGGCACGCCCGATTGTGCCCAGAGCCCGCTGATGGTGAATATAACAGCCAGAAGGGAAATAACACCAATAGTCCAGCGGGGCATGTCGCCTCCTTCCAGTTAGCTAAAGATTCCCGATTTTAGGGGTCTATTATAAGGCACTGACTTGCCGCCTGTAAAGGGGAAAAGGGTTGATTTTAAGCCAGGATGTTGATTATCGCTGGAAATTTGAGCCTATGTCACTGCCCTGAAAAGTCAAATTAACCGGTTGAAGGCTCCGAGTGATAAGTTTTAGGCCTTCAGGTCTTCCAGGTAATCAAGTTGCTGACTAGATTTATGACTCCCAGTAGGGCCATGACCGCAAAGGCCAGGTGAAAATAGCTTAATTCCAGGCAGACCCCGGGGGTCAGGCAAGTCTGATGTTGATGACCCCAGGCAAAGACGGTTACGGTTAGGGTGATCCCAAAGAGGGTGCCGATATTCTTTAGAACCGTGATGGTGCTGGCCGCCAGGCCGACCAGAGCCGGTGGGACTCCCCGCAAAACCTCATTCAGGTTGGGAGCATGGAAGAGCCCGAATCCTATTCCGATAAGAGCCAGACGGACCGCCAAGCCGATAGCGGAACTGCCCGGACCGGTGAAAAGAAATGAACCTAAGCCGGTTAGAATCAGCGCTGATGAGGTTCGCAGGACGGCCAAGCTGCCTAGGCGGTCGGCTAGGCGGCCGCCCAGAGGGGCCACGCTCCCACTGGTCACACTCATGACCGCCAACAGGAATCCGGTCTGATCGGGTGCATAATGGTAAATCTGTTCGAAGAAAAACGGGAGGAGAAAAAAAATCCCCAGCACTGCGGCAGGTGCTAAGCAGGCCCCGGCCGCGGCCAGGCAAAAAGCTCGACGTTGCCAGAGTTCCGGGTGGAGTAGAGGGAATGTCTGGCGGCGTTCCAAGAACAACAATAGCCCGAAAAGTCCACCCGCCAGGCCCAACATGATCAGGGTCCAGCCATTCTCCCAGCCCAGATCTTGCAGTCGATTCAGGGCCAACAATAGCAGTCCTAGACTCCCGGCCAGGGTAAGGCTGCCCCCCAGATCAACTGCCCGCCAATTCCAGGTGGCTCCGGCCGATAGCCGGGCCAGCGGACGGCCGCCTGCCATTAAGGCTAGGGCACAGATGGGGATATTTATAAAAAAAATATAGGGCCATCCCCAGTGAGAGGTAATCAACCCGCCCAATGGTGCACCGATGCTGATGCCGCTGGCAAAGGCGGTGGAAAATAACCCTAAAGGCAGCCCCCGTTCCCCTTCCTCATAGGAGAGAGCAATGAGTTTAGGGGCCAGAGCCAGGATCAATGAAGTCCCCAAGCCCTGAAGGGCCCTACTGGCCACCAGCTCCAACCACCCGGTGCTTATCCCACACAGGGCCGAAGCGGTAGTGAACACCAACAGACCCAGAAAATAGAGCCGTCCGGGAGCCAGGAGATCTCCTAACCGGCCACTGGTCAACAAGAAAGAGGCATTGGTCAGGAGGTAGGCCACCACCACCCAGGAAACTTGCGCCAGGGAACTAGGCAAATCCCTGGCGATCTGAGGCAAAGCGATGTTGACTATACTCATGTCCAGGGTGGACATAAAAGCCCCCACACAGGCGGCCAACAACACCCGGCGGCGTTCCGGAAATCTGGTGCCCGGCGCAGTGGGAGCGGAAGGCATGCTTAAGCCACGGCTGCTAATTCCTTTAAGTAATCAGAGGGTGTATGGAAGCCGACGATGCGGCGCTGCTCCTGGCCCTGGGAAGATAAAATCAAGGTGGTGGGAGCGCCTTTGACCTCGAATTGGTTGACCACATCCATATAGCTGCGGCCCTCCAGCCGAACCGGAATGAACCGTTTATTAATCTCTTGGATTACCTGCGGATCGCCGTGGGTTTCCTTATGGAGGCGGGCACAATGCGGACAACCGTCCATATACAGTTCTAACAGCAACAGTTTATTATCCGCCTGGGCCTGCTCCAGGCCTGCTTGGTAATCCCCTAGCCAATTAATCTGATCGCTCATAAAGCCTCCGTTACCAGTTTATTCAAGGTATATAAATTACCCAACAATTCTATAGGTGATGAGGTCAAATCTGAAGAAATTTTATCGGCTCAAAATTTAAGGAAAATATCATGGCGTTTAAAGAAAAGCAAAGAATATCTATCAGATTTTAATGATTCGCTTTCAGTTTCAAGTAAAAACAAGGCATTATCGGGAAAGCACATGGAATTTCATGAACCGGATCCTGGGTAGCCAGTTGTATTTGGCCGGTCTGCTTAAGACTTAAGCGATCTTTAAAGAATCTCCTAATTCAACTCCCCTTTTAAAGAACATTTCCTTATAATAGGAGAAAGCCTGTTAAGGGTTATGAGGTTCGGTTTTGACTTATCTGTTTTTAGCCTTGTGGGCAGCGGCGCTGGCTTATCAACTTTTTGCCTTGGTGGCTCTGGCCTGGTTTATGCACACTCCCTTGCCCGCCGCTTCCGGTCCAGATGGCCCAGGAGTCACCATTCTCAAGCCGGTCCGGGGGGTTGATACAGATACCCGGAATTGCCTGAGCAGTTTTTTAAACCAGGATTACCGATTGTTCCAAGTGTTGTTCGGAGTGGCCGACCTTCAAGATCCGGTTATGCCTCTCTTAAGAGAGCTTCAGGCCGATTACCCGGAGGTGGCCATCGATATTATCGTCTGTGGCCAGTCCAAGGGACTGAATCCCAAGGTCAGCACCCTGCGGCAACTGGAGCCGCTAGCCCGCTATGATTATCTGGTAATTTCTGATAGCGATATCAAGGTAGGCCCCGATTATCTGCAGCAGGTGGTCGCGGCGCTAAATCAACCTGGGGTGGGGCTCGTTACCTGTCCCTACCGGGCCGGGCCGGTACAATCGTGGGGTGCGGCCTTGGAAGCTCTATCAATCAGCGCCGATTTTATCCCCTCGGTGGCAGTGGCCCATTATGTGGAGGGCATTCGCTTTGGCCTGGGAGCGACCCTGGCCCTGTCCCGGCAGGTGCTGGCCCAGATCGGCGGTCTGGCCGCCTTGGCCGATTATCTGGCCGATGATTACCATTTGGGCCATCGGGTGGCTCAGCTCGGCTATCAGGTCCGTTTGCTACCCTACGTCATCGAAACTCATGCCAGTCAGCAGACCTGGGGGGGATACCTGGCCCATCAGCTAAGATGGGCACGGACCTACCGGGTGTGCCGACCCAAAGGATATTTTGCTTATGGCATTACCCATGCGCTGATTTTTGCTCTCCTTACCTGGCTGGGTAGCGGTATGGCCCTCTGGGCCAGCGGGCTGGTATTGAGCACCCTGATCGTGCGTTTTGTTCTGGCTTATGGGTCGGAGCACTTCTTTCTCCAGGGCCGGCTGCCCTGGCCCTATCTGGCCCTGCTGCCCTTTAAGGACCTGTTATCCTTTGGCCTGTGGTTGCTGAGTTTCCTGGGGGACCGGGTGATTTGGCAGGGAGAACTCTACCGGGTCACTCCCTCCGGCCAGTTGGTAAGGATAAGCCAGCGGTGAATGGACCGCATCCCTAAAGTGCCCCATAAAAACCGTATTTTTAACTTGAAACTGTTAATCCACCGCATTTTGGGTTATTCTCCCACAAACCGTTGGGCAAAGATTTTTTTTGGTAAAAGGGGGATATCTATTAATCATTACGCCATGGACACTTATGGACCTTAAACAGTTACAGCAACTTCTGGAGGAGGTCAGAGAAGGCCGCCTCAGTGTGGCCGAGGCCGCTCGGCGGCTGCAATCTTTACCCTTTGCGAACCTGGGGTTTGCTCATGTGGATCATCACCGGCAGTTGCGCCAGGGTTTTCCCGAGGTGGTTTTGGGATCTGGCAAAAGCCTGCCCCAGATTAAGTCTATTATGGAATCCCTGCGGTCCCGGACCGAACATCTGCTGGTAACCCGCCTGGAGGCGGGGAAGGCTGCTGAACTTAAGGCCTTTTTCCCGGAGGCGCGTTATTATCCCGATTCCCAGGTGATGACTCTGGGTCCGGAAGAGGTGCCGGAGCGCGGCCGGGGCCTTATACTGGTCATCTCCGCTGGCACCTCCGACATCCCGGTGGCCGAAGAAGCCCTGGTGACTGCCCAAATAATGGGCAATCGGGTGGAGGCCATTTACGACGTAGGGGTAGCCGGGCTGCATCGCCTACTGGCCTATCAGGACAAACTCCAGGAGGCCGCGGTATTTATTGTGGTAGCCGGTATGGAAGGGGCTTTGCCCAGCGTGGTGGGGGGCCTGGTGAACCGGCCAGTAATTGCCGTGCCCACCAGTGTGGGTTATGGGGCCAGTTTCGCCGGTCTGGCCGCCCTATTGGGGATGCTTAATTCCTGTGCTGCCAACGTCGCAGTAGTCAATATCGACAATGGCTTCGGAGCCGGTTATTTGGCGGCGCTGATCAATCGGAAGGAATAGATCACTTGAATTTATTATTGAGGAGGTATTATGCAGATTGTTGCTTTCAACAGTAGTCCCCGGGATAACCAGACCAGCAAGACCGAGCTTATCCTGCAAAAATTTTTGGGGGGTGCCCGCCAGGCCGGGGCCAGCACTGAGACCATTTACCTTCGTAACCACCGGGTCGAACACTGCCTGGGATGTTTTAGCTGT
Coding sequences:
- a CDS encoding ABC transporter ATP-binding protein → MIQIRKLVKTYMANGNRVEVLRGIDLDIARGDSLAIVGASGVGKSTLLHILGTLDRPTAGQVLWEGEEIFNLDDQQLAEFRNRRVGFVFQFHHLLPEFNALENVMLPVLIARRPRSEAQDRAEAILVQVGLKERLHHRIGALSGGEQQRVAVARALVLEPEVLLADEPTGNLDPRIGEQVHELLLNLNREKGVTTVIVTHNLGLAKRLNRHITLIDGKAVFLRQPGSGGE
- the bamA gene encoding outer membrane protein assembly factor BamA — protein: MGNRLWSSILVLFGLVYLAGTSAAQELVFKKVAVFPFSVMSKEPLEHLGGKIQATIQDYLLKEGFNLVSSEDLNRELAQLREPLTNARAVELGRKLGADLVISGSMIKIGPTLALKAQLTDLTGKITPATLTAESVGLGTLDQLSTKLAQEASFKILGQERIFRIEVKGNRRVEKDAILAIIQSREGDLISPAKLRDDLKAVYKLGYFTDVKIDVSDSPEGQIVTFVVDEKPAIREIFIEGNRKIKDKKIMEALDIKLYSVASDAAILENIDKVKGIYREKGYYEAQVKYRLEPISKEEVNLVLEIEEGPKLYIDEISFEGNRAFKDKKLRKLMETKEKSLLTFITGAGILNRDTLERDAEKIAAFYYNHGYIKARVGEPRIDIQRNKINITIPIEEGAQYKVGQVDFQGDLLEPPEKLKELLSITKEDIYSREVIQTDLTNLGDFYADHGYANANIAPLLKENDLDLTVDVIFDIHKGEKIYFERIEISGNTRTRDKVIRRELRVYEQELFSATNIKRSIQNLRRLEFFEDVNFSTSPGSSADKMNLKIAIKERPTGTFGIGAGYSTQDRVVGMIEISQANLFGRGQKLKAQGLLGAISHRFRLSFEEPYLLDRPLSLGLDAYNWEREYDEYIRKSKGGNIQLSHPMRWEYTRLYGMYRYENVNLRDLDPYASQVLLEAATIHNTSAVSMTFRRDSRDALFNTTRGSDNSISIELAGLGGDVAYTRYVGESGWYFPLFWNTVGLIHGRIGYLQRNPWGKLPSYEKFYLGGIDTIRGFKYAEISPRDPITNERIGGEKFVQFNTEYRFPLYKKLGLIGLVFFDAGNVYANNVEYFSSMRTSVGTGIRWYSPMGPLRVEWGYNIRPKPWESHSNWEFSVGGVF
- a CDS encoding OmpH family outer membrane protein; translated protein: MFSKATRLVMALVAVLWLSSMTEAAPLKIGVVDSGDVVFNSAEGRRVQQILKRKNEELSRNLERRQGALRRMLEDYERQKAIMKDEARRRKEEELSRKGEEFRRQWGASEQEFAKVRDRELKPLFEKFERVINQVAREDGYSLIIDKRGGVLFCDTAIDITDKVRSAFGR
- the lpxD gene encoding UDP-3-O-(3-hydroxymyristoyl)glucosamine N-acyltransferase, giving the protein MERTLGELAQLVGGECQGPPELRLRGIASLDRAGPDEITFITKDRYGRRADQSKAGAFVVSPQWGHLPRPLIITADPYLAYAKIAAIFAPPLRRWPGISNQAHLGQELILGQEVSIAPLVWVGNQVSLGNRVTLMPGAVVADRVNIGADTLIYPNVTILEGCSLGQRVIVHSGTVIGSDGFGFAPDGEALVKIPQLGTVIIEDDVEIGANCTIDRGALGETRICRGVKIDNLVQVAHNVVIGENTIVVAQVGISGSTRIGKNVQLAGQVGLVGHIEIGDRVRIGAQSGVTHSIPAGQTVTGSPARPHAEFLRIMGIMARLPQLHKTIKELEKKIEALENATPPESHS
- the fabZ gene encoding 3-hydroxyacyl-ACP dehydratase FabZ, with product MTVPDSIAIEEIMGYLPHRYPFLLVDRIVSIIPGKKIVGLKNVTLNEPFFQGHFPGRPVMPGVLIIEAMAQVGGVLAYMSTQAHRNNQLYYFMGMDKVRFRKPVVPGDQLIMELETLRGGKRIWKMQGKAFVNETLVAEGEFMAALGQSEGS
- the lpxA gene encoding acyl-ACP--UDP-N-acetylglucosamine O-acyltransferase — translated: MPHIHPTALVDSKAELADSVTVGPYSIIAGRVIIGADTQIGPHVVIKDFTTIGARVCIYQFASIGEIPQDLKFRGEESSLLIGDDNVIREFTTLHRGTANGGGVTRIGNGNLLMAYTHVAHDCQVGNGVIMSNAATLAGHITVEDHAILGGLSAVHQFCKIGAHAFIGGCSAVARDVPPYCMAVGNRAKLVGLNLVGLKRAGYDSAFLEVLKTAYNLLFLSELNMKEAMARVRQELPDLPEIQNLLCFIETSERGLAPVDVRENRSHRG